The following proteins are co-located in the Oncorhynchus clarkii lewisi isolate Uvic-CL-2024 chromosome 30, UVic_Ocla_1.0, whole genome shotgun sequence genome:
- the LOC139389796 gene encoding N-alpha-acetyltransferase 35, NatC auxiliary subunit-like isoform X1, translating to MVMKSSVEDDDVGWGLGVPEKMRNNANWVDITHDFKEACKELSLGELLHDKFRFGLFEAMSAIEMMDPKMDAGMIGNQVNRKVLSFEQAVKDGSIRVRDLSLPELIGIMDTCFCCLITWLEGHSLAQTVFTCLYVHNPDLIEDPALKAFALGILKVCDIAREKVNKAAVFEEEDFQAMTYGFKMANNVTDLRVTGMLKDVEEELQRRVKSTRSRQGEQRNPGVELEHQQWIALFSRIKFTRLLLTALIAFTKKETSSVSEAQKLMQQAADLLPALHSSIEHGIQYQNDTTKGDQPIMMGFEPLVNQRLLPPTFPRYAKILKREEMVNYFSKLIDRIKTVCEVINTTNLHGILDFFCEFSEQSPCVLSRSLLQTTFLIDNKKVFGTQPMQDLIKDALRYFVSPPVLSSKCCLHNNHQAKDYIDSFVTHCSRPFCSLIQIHGHNRARQRDKLGHILEEFATLQDEAEKVDAALHSLLMKLEPQRQHLACLGTWILYHNLRIMIQYLLSGFELELYSMHEYYYIYWYLSEFLYAWLMSTLSRADSSQVAEERLLEEQQKGRSSKKTKKKKKGQGARPLSREITMSQAYQNMCAGMYKTMIALDMDRKVRKPQFELDSEQVRYEHRFAPFNSVVTPPPVHYIQFKEMSDLKKYSPPPKSADLYMAASKHFQQAKLILENVPTPDPEVNRILKVAKPNIVVMKLLAGGHKETKVLPEFDFSAHKYFPVVRII from the exons ATGGTGATGAAATCATCAGTTGAGGATGATGATGTGGGATGGGGACTGGGTGTCccagagaagatgaggaacaatGCTAACTGGGTGGACATTACACATGACTTCAAAGAGGCATGCAAAg AGCTCAGCCTAGGGGAGTTGCTCCATGACAAATT CAGGTTTGGCCTGTTTGAGGCTATGTCCGCCATTGAGATGATGGACCCCAAGATGGACGCCGGGATGATTGGCAACCAGGTCAACAGGAAAGTCCTCAGCTTTGAACAGGCAGTCAAG GATGGTTCCATCAGAGTGAGGGACCTCAGTCTTCCAGAGCTGATTGGGATCATGGACACCTGTTTCTGCTGCTTG atcacCTGGCTGGAGGGTCACTCCCTAGCCCAGACAGTGTTCACCTGCCTGTACGTCCACAACCCTGACCTCATCGAGGACCCGGCCCTCAAGGCCTTCGCTCTGGGCATCCTCAAGGTGTGTGACATCGCCCGTGAGAAAGTCAACAAAGCCGCAGTGTTCGAGGAG gAGGATTTCCAGGCCATGACGTATGGCTTCAAGATGGCCAACAATGTGACAGATTTACGGGTTACAG GTATGCTAAAGGATGTGGAGGAAGAGTTACAGAGGAGAGTTAAG AGCACACGCAGTCGCCAGGGCGAGCAGCGGAACCCGGGGGTGGAGTTGGAA CATCAGCAATggatagcacttttcagtaggaTCAAGTTTACACGTCTTCTACTGACAGCGCTGATCGCCTTCACTAAGaaagag ACCAGCTCAGTGAGCGAAGCCCAGAAACTCATGCAGCAGGCAGCAGATCTCCTCCCAGCCCTCCACTCTAGCATCGAGCATGGCATTCAGTACCAGAACGATACTACTAAAGGAG ATCAACCGATCATGATGGGGTTTGAACCGCTGGTGAACCAGAGACTGCTGCCCCCCACCTTCCCCCGCTATGCCAAGATCCTCAAGAGGGAGGAGATGGTCAACTACTTCAGCAAGCTCATCGACCGCATCAAGACCGTGTGCGAGGTCATCAACACAACTAACCTACATGGAATTCTG GACTTTTTCTGCGAGTTCAGTGAGCAGTCCCCTTGCGTCCTCTCCAGGTCTCTGCTGCAG ACAACGTTCCTGATAGATAATAAGAAAGTGTTTGGGACCCAACCAATGCAGGACTTGATCAAAGACGCTCTGAGGTACTTTGTCAGCCCGCCGGTGCTCTCCTCCAA GTGCTGCCTGCATAATAACCACCAGGCCAAGGACTACATTGACTCCTTTGTCACACACTGCTCAAGG CCCTTTTGCAGTCTCATCCAAATCCACGGACACAACCGCGCTCGGCAGAGAGACAAACTAGGCCACATCCTGGAGGAGTTTGCCACACTGcaggatgag GCAGAGAAGGTGGACGCGGCGCTGCACAGCCTGCTGATGAAGCTGGAGCCCCAGAGACAGCACCTGGCCTGCCTGGGCACCTGGATCCTCTACCACAACCTGCGCATCATGATCCAGTACCTGCTCAGCGGCTTCGAGCTGGAACTCTACAGCATGCACGAGTACTACTACATCTACTG gtatctGTCAGAGTTCCTGTACGCGTGGCTCATGTCCACTCTGAGTCGGGCGGACAGCTCTCAGGTGGCTGAGGAGCGCCTCCTGGAGGAGCAGCAGAAAGGACGCAGCAGTAAGAaaaccaagaagaagaagaaaggccAAGGGG CTCGCCCCCTCAGCAGAGAAATCACCATGAGCCAAGCCTACCAAAACATGTGTGCTGGCATGTACAAG ACTATGATCGCCCTGGATATGGACAGGAAGGTGCGGAAGCCGCAGTTTGAGTTGGACAGCGAGCAGGTGCGCTACGAGCACCGCTTTGCCCCCTTCAACAGCGTGGTCACGCCACCGCCAGTCCATTACATCCAGTTCAAG GAGATGTCCGATCTGAAGAAGTACAGTCCTCCTCCCAAGTCAGCTGACCTCTACATGGCGGCCAGCAAACACTTCCAGCAAGCCAAACTCATCCTGGAGAACGTCCCCACCCCCGACCCAGAG GTGAATCGGATCCTAAAAGTTGCCAAACCCAACATTGTGGTCATGAAGCTACTTGCCGGGGGGCACAAGGAGACAAag GTACTACCAGAGTTTGATTTCTCTGCTCACAAGTACTTCCCTGTGGTCAGGATCATCTGA
- the LOC139389796 gene encoding N-alpha-acetyltransferase 35, NatC auxiliary subunit-like isoform X2, producing MVMKSSVEDDDVGWGLGVPEKMRNNANWVDITHDFKEACKELSLGELLHDKLFGLFEAMSAIEMMDPKMDAGMIGNQVNRKVLSFEQAVKDGSIRVRDLSLPELIGIMDTCFCCLITWLEGHSLAQTVFTCLYVHNPDLIEDPALKAFALGILKVCDIAREKVNKAAVFEEEDFQAMTYGFKMANNVTDLRVTGMLKDVEEELQRRVKSTRSRQGEQRNPGVELEHQQWIALFSRIKFTRLLLTALIAFTKKETSSVSEAQKLMQQAADLLPALHSSIEHGIQYQNDTTKGDQPIMMGFEPLVNQRLLPPTFPRYAKILKREEMVNYFSKLIDRIKTVCEVINTTNLHGILDFFCEFSEQSPCVLSRSLLQTTFLIDNKKVFGTQPMQDLIKDALRYFVSPPVLSSKCCLHNNHQAKDYIDSFVTHCSRPFCSLIQIHGHNRARQRDKLGHILEEFATLQDEAEKVDAALHSLLMKLEPQRQHLACLGTWILYHNLRIMIQYLLSGFELELYSMHEYYYIYWYLSEFLYAWLMSTLSRADSSQVAEERLLEEQQKGRSSKKTKKKKKGQGARPLSREITMSQAYQNMCAGMYKTMIALDMDRKVRKPQFELDSEQVRYEHRFAPFNSVVTPPPVHYIQFKEMSDLKKYSPPPKSADLYMAASKHFQQAKLILENVPTPDPEVNRILKVAKPNIVVMKLLAGGHKETKVLPEFDFSAHKYFPVVRII from the exons ATGGTGATGAAATCATCAGTTGAGGATGATGATGTGGGATGGGGACTGGGTGTCccagagaagatgaggaacaatGCTAACTGGGTGGACATTACACATGACTTCAAAGAGGCATGCAAAg AGCTCAGCCTAGGGGAGTTGCTCCATGACAAATT GTTTGGCCTGTTTGAGGCTATGTCCGCCATTGAGATGATGGACCCCAAGATGGACGCCGGGATGATTGGCAACCAGGTCAACAGGAAAGTCCTCAGCTTTGAACAGGCAGTCAAG GATGGTTCCATCAGAGTGAGGGACCTCAGTCTTCCAGAGCTGATTGGGATCATGGACACCTGTTTCTGCTGCTTG atcacCTGGCTGGAGGGTCACTCCCTAGCCCAGACAGTGTTCACCTGCCTGTACGTCCACAACCCTGACCTCATCGAGGACCCGGCCCTCAAGGCCTTCGCTCTGGGCATCCTCAAGGTGTGTGACATCGCCCGTGAGAAAGTCAACAAAGCCGCAGTGTTCGAGGAG gAGGATTTCCAGGCCATGACGTATGGCTTCAAGATGGCCAACAATGTGACAGATTTACGGGTTACAG GTATGCTAAAGGATGTGGAGGAAGAGTTACAGAGGAGAGTTAAG AGCACACGCAGTCGCCAGGGCGAGCAGCGGAACCCGGGGGTGGAGTTGGAA CATCAGCAATggatagcacttttcagtaggaTCAAGTTTACACGTCTTCTACTGACAGCGCTGATCGCCTTCACTAAGaaagag ACCAGCTCAGTGAGCGAAGCCCAGAAACTCATGCAGCAGGCAGCAGATCTCCTCCCAGCCCTCCACTCTAGCATCGAGCATGGCATTCAGTACCAGAACGATACTACTAAAGGAG ATCAACCGATCATGATGGGGTTTGAACCGCTGGTGAACCAGAGACTGCTGCCCCCCACCTTCCCCCGCTATGCCAAGATCCTCAAGAGGGAGGAGATGGTCAACTACTTCAGCAAGCTCATCGACCGCATCAAGACCGTGTGCGAGGTCATCAACACAACTAACCTACATGGAATTCTG GACTTTTTCTGCGAGTTCAGTGAGCAGTCCCCTTGCGTCCTCTCCAGGTCTCTGCTGCAG ACAACGTTCCTGATAGATAATAAGAAAGTGTTTGGGACCCAACCAATGCAGGACTTGATCAAAGACGCTCTGAGGTACTTTGTCAGCCCGCCGGTGCTCTCCTCCAA GTGCTGCCTGCATAATAACCACCAGGCCAAGGACTACATTGACTCCTTTGTCACACACTGCTCAAGG CCCTTTTGCAGTCTCATCCAAATCCACGGACACAACCGCGCTCGGCAGAGAGACAAACTAGGCCACATCCTGGAGGAGTTTGCCACACTGcaggatgag GCAGAGAAGGTGGACGCGGCGCTGCACAGCCTGCTGATGAAGCTGGAGCCCCAGAGACAGCACCTGGCCTGCCTGGGCACCTGGATCCTCTACCACAACCTGCGCATCATGATCCAGTACCTGCTCAGCGGCTTCGAGCTGGAACTCTACAGCATGCACGAGTACTACTACATCTACTG gtatctGTCAGAGTTCCTGTACGCGTGGCTCATGTCCACTCTGAGTCGGGCGGACAGCTCTCAGGTGGCTGAGGAGCGCCTCCTGGAGGAGCAGCAGAAAGGACGCAGCAGTAAGAaaaccaagaagaagaagaaaggccAAGGGG CTCGCCCCCTCAGCAGAGAAATCACCATGAGCCAAGCCTACCAAAACATGTGTGCTGGCATGTACAAG ACTATGATCGCCCTGGATATGGACAGGAAGGTGCGGAAGCCGCAGTTTGAGTTGGACAGCGAGCAGGTGCGCTACGAGCACCGCTTTGCCCCCTTCAACAGCGTGGTCACGCCACCGCCAGTCCATTACATCCAGTTCAAG GAGATGTCCGATCTGAAGAAGTACAGTCCTCCTCCCAAGTCAGCTGACCTCTACATGGCGGCCAGCAAACACTTCCAGCAAGCCAAACTCATCCTGGAGAACGTCCCCACCCCCGACCCAGAG GTGAATCGGATCCTAAAAGTTGCCAAACCCAACATTGTGGTCATGAAGCTACTTGCCGGGGGGCACAAGGAGACAAag GTACTACCAGAGTTTGATTTCTCTGCTCACAAGTACTTCCCTGTGGTCAGGATCATCTGA